One Amaranthus tricolor cultivar Red isolate AtriRed21 chromosome 1, ASM2621246v1, whole genome shotgun sequence DNA window includes the following coding sequences:
- the LOC130815609 gene encoding uncharacterized protein LOC130815609: protein MKFEEKHLQPLEKPLIGFGGSQVIPLGTIILPVRVGERSESRSLPIRFTVVDLTFPYNAIMGLPLINKIKAAIFPHQLLLQFERDDGKVGILKGDQVTARQCLINTLKCGHSATPAKREREDQDAPAVMSVYTENPSTHERPRPIERYEEVDMFEGKQVKIGKDLPGTIKQEIVATIAEFRDVFAFSTEEMPGIPTSVMCHKLDIRPGHKPVKQKLRHQGKERTEAAKEEVEKLLRAGFIKECKYSDWLSNVVLVKKPNGKWRMCVDFTDLNKACPKDDYPLLKIDRLVDSTAGHALLSFMDANAGYHQIRLAPEDQTHTAFITSMGVYCYKVMPFGLKNAGATYQRMHAADLRETFNTLRKHQMKLNPDKCVFGVTGGKCLGFLVDERGIEANPDKIQAIQNMRSPTSVKEVQKLTGCIAALGRFLSKSADKCSPFFKTMKQQKFEWTAEAEESFRQLKEHLSALPKLVSPINGEKLVLYVSVSGYSLSGVLVAEREKKQLPIYYVSHAFRGSEGNYCEVEKVIFAIVMASRKLKPYFQSNPIIVRTDQPLKKILEGKNKSSRVTDWANQLADFGIEYEPRTAIKAQALVDFIVESTSPPPAELNREWKLYVDGSSTQSASGAGLLIVSSAGVRMERAVRFEFAASNNEAEYEALLMGLKICYEAGAKELAAFSDSQLIVGQVNGEFEAKDDSMKMYLQQVKDFVPKFDKFTLEHIPRSQNAQADSLAKLASSADTSAARDIIWEVLPNPSINFMINTIDRSETWMGPYVKYLQDQTLPQDENQAKMLQKKAKWFELHEGMLYKKSYTHPLLKCVAPEEGNYILREIHEGGCGIH, encoded by the exons atgaagtttgaggAAAAGCACTTGCAGCCCCTAGAAAAGCCGTTGATCGGGTTTGGGGGAAGTCAGGTCATTCCGCTAGgaacgatcattctccccgtacgCGTGGGAGAAAGAAGTGAAAGCAGGTCCCTGCCCATACGTTTCACGGTAGTGGATCTCACTTTCCCTtacaacgccatcatgggaCTACCCCTCATTAACAAGATCAAAGCCGCaatcttccctcatcaactcTTGTTGCAATTCGAGCGGGACGATGGGAAAGTTGGCATCCTCAAGGGAGATCAGGTAACGGCCCGCCAATGTCTTATAAACACTCTGAAGTGCGGACATTCCGCGACACCCGCCAAGagggaaagggaagaccaagacGCTCCCGCTGTCATGAGCGTATATACGGAAAACCCTAGCACACATGAAAGGCCTCGCCCCATAGAAAGATACGAGGAAGTAGACATGTTCGAAGGAAAGCAAGTCAAgatagggaaagatcttcctgGTACGATTAAACAAGAAATCGTGGCCACCATTGctgagttccgcgacgtcttcGCCTTCAGCACcgaagaaatgcctggcatccctactAGCGTCATgtgtcataaacttgacatAAGACCAGGCCACAAACCAGTAAAGCAGAAGCTGCGGCATCAAGGAAAAGAGCGGACCGAGGCCGCCAAAGAGGAAGTTGAAAAATTGTTGAGGGCCGgatttattaaagaatgcaaatactcCGATTGGCTATCCAATGTCGTCCTCGTGAAGAAACCAAATGGCAAATGGAGGATGTGTGTCGATTTCACGGATTTGAATAAGGCCTGCCCCAAAGACGACTATCCACTTCTAAAAATAGATCGCCTTGTGGACTCCACAGCAGGCCATGCGCTACTAAGTttcatggatgccaatgccGGATATCACCAGATTCGATTGGCGCCGGAGGACCAAACacacacggccttcattactAGCATGGGGGTCTACTGCTACAAAGTCATGCCCTTCGGGTTAAAAAATGCTGGAGCCACCTACCAAAGGATG CACGCTGCGGATTTGCGTGAAACGTTCAACACCCTCCGTAAACACCAGATGAAGCTCAATCCAGACAAGTGCGTGTTCGGGGTCACCGGAGGAAAATGTCTCGGCTTCTTGGTAGACGAGCGGGGCATCGAGGCAAATCCAGATAAGATTCAGGCCATTCAAAACATGAGATCCCCTACCTCcgtaaaagaagtacaaaagctcACGGGGTGTATAGCTGCACTAGGAAGATTCCTTTCAAAGTCAGCGGACAAATGCTCGCCTTTCTTCAAAACGATGAAGCAACAGAAATTCGAATGGACCGCGGAAGCAGAAGAGTCTTTCCGCCAGCTTAAGGAGCACCTATCGGccttgccaaaactagtttcgcccATCAACGGGGAAAAGCTAGTCTTATATGTCTCTGTCTCCGGATACTCGTTATCCGGAGTGCTTGTggcggaaagggaaaagaagcAGCTCCCAATATACTATGTGAGTCATGCATTCCGCGGCTCAGAAGGGAACTACTGCGAAGTGGAAAAGGTCATATTTGCAATAGTGATGGCCAGCAGGAAATTGAAGCCATACTTTCAGTCCAACCCGATCATTgtccggactgatcaacctttaAAAAAGATTCTTGAGGGGAAAAACAAGTCGAGCCGTgtcacagattgggcaaaccagctagcAGATTTCGGCATCGAGTACGAGCCTCGAACGGCAATTAAAGCACAAGCCTTGGTCGACTTTATTGTTGAAAGCACTTCCCCCCCTCCTGCTGAACTTAATCGTGAATGGAAATTGTATGTAGACGGGTCTTCAACACAATCGGCGAGTGGGGCCGGGCTCCTCATTGTgtcttccgccggggtccgcatggaaagggcggtcagaTTTGAGTTCGCGGCATCCAACAATGAGGCTGAGTATGAAGCATTACTGATGGGGCTGAAAATCTGCTATGAGGCAGGGGCTAAAGAATTGGCCGCATTCTCGGACTCCCAATTAATAGTGGGGCAAGTAAACGGGGAATTCGAGGCtaaagatgatagcatgaaaATGTATCTGCAGCAAGTGAAGGACTTTGTTCCAAAGTTTGATAAGTTCACGTTGGAGCACATTCCACGATCCCAAAATGCCCAAGCCGATTCCCTAGCAAAACTCGCCAGCTCCGCAGATACTTCCGCGGCTCGTGATATAATTTGGGAAGTGCTCCCCaaccccagcatcaacttcatgaTCAATACCATCGACAGATCTGAAACATGGATGGGGCCATACGTTAAGTACTTGCAAGATCAAACGCTCCCCCAGGACGAGAATCAGGCCAAAATGCTCCAGAAGAAGGCCAAATGGTTCGAACTTCATGAAGGAATGCTTTATAAAAAGTCATACACACATCCCCTCCTGAAATGTGTtgctcctgaagaaggaaactatatcctacgcgaaatacacgaaggcggATGCGGAATACACTAG